One Bacteroidota bacterium genomic window carries:
- a CDS encoding S8 family serine peptidase, with protein sequence MLKSFFLFLVVSISLFTSGYAQRGGDLVPGEIIIQLKPAAEASNVVPDFKSFDLKTERLLSRRMNIWLMSYNTQKASGDDVLFSLRNHPLVSIVQYNHYMDIRDDRNYMERNPDASAPKETDERSTLPNDPRFNEQYALNNTGQSGGTPDADIDAPEAWDYATGGVTALGDTIVVAVIDGGAQLNHPDLDFWVNRFEIPNNSIDDDQNGYVDDYLGWNAYSNNGTPGGDSHGTHVSGIVAARGNNALGVSGVNWKTKVMIIAGSSSSEATVVAAYAFALEHRATYNETNGAKGAFVVSTNSSFGVDYGQPVNYPIWCAMYDSLGKYGILSCGATANLGINIDLQGDIPTACPSNWLVSVTNTTRTDTRNSGAGYGLTTIDLGAPGTSVLSTDQTSTYTTKTGTSMATPTVAGAIALMISAANPGLLQAYRTNPGATALLFKQYLLDATDPIPALLGQTVTGGRLNVYNAVLAVGTPPDTVPPTRITDLAVSEPTSGSLKLTWTAPADTSRNGVVSYLIRRATSPILTQTDFENATPLAFQGSPKPSGQQEALVAGNLPFSTTQYFAIRSQDNWGNTSLISNSASGTTLQAPSLLVSTRNLIRTIQSGTSAVDSIIITNSSANPSTLSYSVEMINNTFPQGSLSLSLLGVNKDDFSQIIKFADKNKPESRFGYAIEGAGGPDSAGYKWTDSREPNGPVFNWEDISTTGTELTNWIQTGTYNAKDEGYAAVNLGFNFKFYGLTTSTVYAGSNGFVSFEVPTVNSFTNATIPNSANPNGLMAAFWDDLDGTDGGQVFYKNSPDKTIIQYKNWKNYASATSSLNFQIILFNSGKIVYQYQNMTGTLTSSSVGIENQTGSTGLGAAYNSSFIQNNLAVRFQAQPEWITATNLAGLLYNGNSSAVRLAMSAVGIPLGTYTMDLLVRSNDPVKPIDTVKVTMINSSEIPVELVSFTGSVSNGQVRLDWTTATETNNFGFEIERNSGNGIWEKAGFVKGKGTTTTRNDYSFTDNGIAAGQYQYRLKQMDNDGTVSFSDMVNVDLTLPDKFSLDQNYPNPFNPSTVIRFSLPVSVPVTLVVYNSSGEKIETLINKQMEAGYHSVNFNASRFPSGIYLCELRAGRFVSVNKMLLMK encoded by the coding sequence GTGTTAAAATCTTTCTTTCTCTTCCTTGTCGTTTCCATTTCTCTTTTTACATCCGGTTATGCACAAAGAGGCGGTGACCTTGTTCCCGGTGAAATCATCATTCAGTTGAAACCTGCTGCGGAAGCATCGAATGTGGTTCCTGATTTCAAATCATTTGATCTGAAAACGGAGAGACTCCTCTCCCGAAGAATGAACATCTGGCTGATGAGTTACAATACCCAAAAAGCCAGCGGGGACGATGTTTTATTCTCTCTTAGAAACCACCCTTTGGTGAGCATTGTGCAGTATAACCACTATATGGATATAAGGGATGACCGAAATTACATGGAAAGAAACCCTGATGCTTCGGCACCAAAAGAGACAGACGAAAGAAGCACCCTCCCGAATGATCCGAGATTCAATGAACAGTATGCACTTAACAACACAGGCCAAAGCGGCGGAACTCCCGATGCTGATATAGATGCCCCGGAAGCCTGGGACTATGCCACAGGTGGGGTAACAGCGTTGGGAGATACCATAGTGGTAGCTGTGATTGACGGCGGGGCACAACTTAACCACCCCGACCTCGACTTTTGGGTGAACCGTTTTGAGATTCCAAACAACAGCATTGACGATGATCAGAACGGTTATGTTGACGATTATCTCGGTTGGAACGCCTACTCAAACAACGGCACCCCCGGCGGTGACAGTCACGGAACGCATGTCTCGGGAATTGTAGCCGCAAGAGGAAACAATGCCCTTGGGGTATCGGGTGTAAACTGGAAAACCAAGGTGATGATTATTGCCGGGTCATCGTCCTCAGAGGCAACCGTTGTTGCTGCGTATGCCTTTGCACTTGAACACAGAGCAACTTATAACGAAACAAACGGAGCAAAGGGAGCTTTCGTGGTTTCAACCAACTCCTCTTTCGGTGTGGATTATGGACAGCCTGTTAATTATCCTATCTGGTGCGCCATGTATGACTCTCTTGGTAAATACGGCATTCTAAGCTGCGGTGCCACCGCCAATCTCGGTATCAACATTGATCTTCAGGGAGACATCCCGACTGCATGCCCAAGCAACTGGCTTGTAAGCGTTACGAACACAACAAGAACTGACACCCGCAATTCAGGTGCAGGGTACGGTCTGACAACGATCGATCTCGGCGCACCCGGAACATCAGTTCTCTCGACTGACCAGACATCCACATACACAACCAAAACGGGAACCTCGATGGCAACCCCCACGGTTGCAGGTGCAATTGCACTTATGATATCTGCTGCAAATCCCGGACTTCTGCAGGCATACAGAACCAATCCGGGAGCAACGGCTCTCCTCTTCAAACAGTATCTTTTGGATGCGACCGACCCGATTCCTGCTCTTTTGGGTCAGACTGTAACGGGCGGGAGATTAAATGTTTATAACGCAGTTCTTGCAGTCGGAACTCCACCTGACACAGTGCCACCAACCCGGATTACAGATCTTGCAGTTTCAGAACCAACTTCGGGCAGTCTCAAACTGACATGGACAGCACCGGCAGATACCTCACGAAACGGTGTGGTCTCATATTTAATCAGAAGAGCAACTTCACCGATATTAACCCAGACAGATTTTGAGAATGCCACTCCTTTGGCTTTTCAGGGAAGTCCAAAACCTTCGGGTCAGCAGGAAGCTCTTGTTGCAGGAAATCTTCCTTTCTCGACCACTCAATATTTTGCCATTCGATCACAGGACAACTGGGGCAACACTTCCCTGATATCAAATTCCGCATCGGGGACAACACTTCAAGCCCCTTCGCTTCTGGTTTCGACGAGGAACCTGATCAGGACAATACAGTCGGGTACATCGGCAGTGGATTCGATAATTATCACCAATTCTTCGGCAAACCCTTCAACACTTTCATACAGTGTTGAAATGATAAACAACACATTCCCTCAGGGGAGTCTCTCCCTGTCATTATTGGGGGTCAATAAAGATGACTTTAGTCAGATAATTAAATTTGCTGATAAAAACAAGCCTGAATCAAGATTCGGGTATGCAATCGAGGGTGCCGGTGGACCCGATTCCGCCGGATACAAATGGACCGACAGCCGGGAACCAAACGGACCTGTATTCAACTGGGAGGATATCTCAACCACAGGAACGGAACTTACAAACTGGATTCAGACAGGTACCTACAACGCAAAAGATGAAGGCTACGCCGCCGTAAACCTGGGATTCAACTTTAAGTTTTACGGGCTGACCACCTCGACAGTTTATGCCGGCTCAAACGGTTTTGTGAGTTTTGAAGTACCGACCGTCAACTCTTTCACAAATGCGACAATTCCAAATTCTGCAAATCCGAACGGACTTATGGCTGCGTTTTGGGATGACCTGGATGGAACCGATGGCGGACAGGTTTTCTACAAAAACTCCCCTGACAAGACAATTATTCAGTATAAAAACTGGAAAAACTACGCGAGTGCAACATCAAGCCTGAACTTTCAGATTATTCTCTTTAATTCGGGGAAAATCGTTTATCAGTATCAAAACATGACAGGCACGCTTACCTCAAGTTCTGTCGGAATTGAAAATCAGACGGGGAGCACGGGACTTGGTGCCGCCTACAATTCATCTTTCATCCAGAACAACCTCGCTGTGCGGTTTCAGGCTCAACCCGAATGGATAACGGCAACAAATCTGGCGGGATTGTTATACAACGGGAACTCCTCAGCGGTCAGACTCGCAATGTCGGCAGTCGGCATCCCGCTCGGGACATACACAATGGATCTTCTTGTCAGATCGAATGATCCCGTAAAACCCATTGATACGGTAAAAGTAACGATGATTAACTCTTCGGAAATACCCGTTGAACTTGTTTCTTTCACCGGCAGCGTATCCAACGGACAGGTAAGACTGGACTGGACAACCGCAACTGAAACCAATAATTTTGGCTTTGAAATTGAAAGAAACAGCGGGAACGGAATTTGGGAGAAAGCGGGCTTTGTGAAGGGAAAGGGAACCACCACCACACGCAACGACTACTCATTTACAGATAACGGAATTGCTGCCGGGCAATATCAGTATCGCCTGAAACAAATGGACAATGACGGAACCGTCTCCTTTTCAGATATGGTAAATGTGGATCTTACACTCCCTGATAAATTCTCACTTGATCAGAACTATCCCAATCCGTTCAATCCATCCACCGTTATAAGATTCAGTTTACCTGTTTCAGTGCCCGTTACGCTTGTCGTATATAATTCGTCAGGTGAGAAAATCGAAACCCTGATAAACAAACAGATGGAAGCGGGATACCACTCGGTGAACTTCAATGCTTCCCGGTTCCCAAGCGGAATATATCTGTGTGAACTGCGGGCGGGCAGGTTTGTTTCTGTGAACAAGATGCTTTTAATGAAGTAG
- a CDS encoding alpha-amylase, with protein sequence MILRLKEIYPGCDLDKSVRYFHVSKEARGKYAFEEELFSQTGTLIVANFAASRRLAARINRKRTEEKLTDKLVTPGQINALGLLHELIHLVLRNYEQVQNPGVFSRTVNHLSEMLGGDDFAKVLERYVEVFPPLSVYKGTSTVKEYLAGYTDEKANKEIIIEELIILHLENLNPAFDSLKEMFNSAPLEEGTKYKVLIKEAKTFFQKEEPAEFFGISLIDALESVILSNPYEIVEQLKSFRAFWPLGLDFPLEDLVLLGSDLLKEDARLFQGGGGGKGTPPVPKYDFNKEYAAKLKESLKKGQPAPIDFDDVELSFMVEEERFTEDIEWMPNVVMIAKNTLVWLDQLSRKYARKIDTLDKIPDEELDALQKWNFNALWLIGVWERSTASAKIKQFCGNPEAASSAYSLYDYDIATELGGERAYENLRDRCAARGIRLASDMVPNHTGIYSRWIIDHPEYFIQAQEPPYPNYTFSGPNLSDNPDIELRIEDRYYTRQDAAVVFQHIDRRNGKTRYIYHGNDGTNMPWNDTAQLNLLDPVVREELIRTIQKVASKFSIIRFDAAMILSKKHYQRLWFPAPGAGGAIPSRSDYAISKQTFHKMMPKEFWREVVDRFNEEMPNTLLLAEAFWLMEGYFVRSLGMHRVYNSAFMHMFMKEENDKYRNLIRNTIEFDPEILKRYVNFMSNPDEETAINQFGKGDKYFGICVMMATLPGLPMFAHGQIEGFTEKYGMEYRKAYYNEFVDDHLVERHRKEIFPLLKKRYLFSQVKNFELFDFHDDYRHVNENVLAFTNRFGEEKTLVFFNNSFFRTSGMIKNSAGKRVKPQYLDSAATEDNWEASNVEDQKVSPNELEFKSLSTALQLKRYDGYYYTFKDMITGLEYIKSGREIDDDGFGMTLSGYEYHVYVGFREVFDTDGSWLRLNQFLHGQGTPSLALTLLELNLINVHHAVMEFFNKEMLLEMKKFAGLVPDPQPINEFSTTFTMRFGIVLNRIAEYKKVQFNGNIVMSSLKKELLVLKGYANFIDSQSDGVKGSARIDNFWLLNKKEEHQIYTDILILYTVVKRLLITIEEATGEKPVELYDSLLLEKPLWQSIIRLGDKYQEAKYEFDLLRILESSENVYTRKGIFNPEGKQESLNDQLPTITLLQTKEVKAFIGVNEFQGIKYFSKEQFVQLMTWIYTLNGLRHAERVVRKNSEKTKDPVSIFKLFKSKDFTQSIKTMSQYVEGLVDLAIHSGYRLEPFLQAIPKLHDSIYQPKTEPVKPAKPAKTVKTKTKKVKAEAKPLTKAKKTEKPESKKPAQPKIKKSTSGKKKS encoded by the coding sequence ATGATTTTAAGGCTAAAGGAGATATACCCGGGTTGTGATCTTGACAAGTCCGTTCGCTATTTCCATGTCTCTAAAGAAGCCAGAGGTAAATACGCTTTCGAAGAGGAACTGTTTTCACAGACAGGCACTCTCATTGTTGCCAATTTTGCAGCATCAAGGAGACTTGCAGCGAGAATCAACCGTAAAAGAACGGAGGAGAAACTCACTGACAAGCTTGTAACACCCGGGCAGATAAATGCTCTCGGTTTGTTGCACGAACTCATTCACCTTGTGCTCAGAAACTATGAGCAGGTTCAAAATCCGGGCGTATTTTCCCGTACCGTAAATCATCTTTCCGAAATGCTCGGTGGCGACGACTTCGCAAAAGTGCTCGAAAGGTATGTGGAGGTTTTTCCGCCACTTTCTGTTTATAAAGGCACCTCCACAGTAAAGGAATACCTCGCCGGCTACACAGACGAAAAAGCCAACAAAGAGATCATAATTGAAGAATTGATCATTCTTCACCTCGAAAATCTAAATCCCGCATTTGACTCCCTTAAGGAAATGTTCAACAGCGCTCCTCTTGAGGAAGGGACTAAATATAAAGTCCTGATCAAAGAAGCGAAGACATTTTTCCAAAAAGAGGAGCCGGCAGAGTTTTTTGGCATCTCCCTCATAGATGCACTGGAATCGGTAATCCTCTCAAATCCCTACGAAATAGTTGAGCAGTTAAAAAGCTTCAGGGCATTCTGGCCCCTCGGACTCGATTTCCCCCTGGAAGACCTCGTTCTCCTCGGTTCCGATCTCCTTAAGGAAGACGCAAGACTCTTTCAGGGTGGCGGAGGCGGAAAAGGAACCCCACCGGTACCAAAATACGATTTCAACAAGGAATATGCAGCCAAACTAAAAGAGTCGCTCAAAAAAGGGCAACCGGCACCAATCGATTTTGATGATGTTGAACTCAGCTTTATGGTCGAGGAAGAGCGGTTCACTGAAGACATTGAGTGGATGCCAAATGTTGTTATGATCGCCAAGAACACCCTTGTCTGGCTCGATCAGCTTTCGAGAAAATACGCGAGAAAAATAGACACTCTCGACAAAATTCCGGACGAGGAACTCGACGCACTGCAAAAATGGAATTTCAATGCCCTGTGGCTCATCGGTGTGTGGGAAAGATCAACTGCCTCGGCGAAAATAAAACAGTTTTGCGGAAATCCGGAAGCGGCTTCGTCTGCCTACTCACTTTATGATTATGACATCGCCACCGAACTCGGAGGCGAACGGGCTTACGAAAATCTTCGTGACAGATGTGCTGCCCGCGGGATAAGACTTGCCAGCGACATGGTGCCAAACCACACAGGAATTTACTCAAGGTGGATAATCGACCATCCCGAATATTTCATTCAGGCTCAGGAACCCCCGTATCCCAACTACACTTTTTCGGGTCCTAATCTCTCCGACAATCCCGACATAGAACTCAGAATCGAAGACCGTTATTACACCCGTCAGGATGCGGCAGTTGTATTCCAGCATATCGACAGAAGAAACGGGAAAACCCGCTACATCTATCACGGAAACGACGGCACAAACATGCCGTGGAACGATACCGCCCAGCTTAATCTTCTCGATCCCGTCGTTCGTGAGGAACTTATAAGAACCATCCAGAAAGTGGCATCGAAGTTCTCGATTATTCGCTTCGATGCGGCAATGATTTTAAGTAAAAAGCATTATCAAAGGCTGTGGTTCCCTGCTCCGGGTGCCGGTGGAGCTATCCCCTCCCGTTCCGATTATGCAATATCGAAACAGACTTTCCACAAAATGATGCCAAAGGAATTCTGGCGTGAAGTGGTGGACAGATTCAATGAGGAGATGCCAAATACACTCCTTCTCGCAGAAGCATTCTGGCTGATGGAGGGTTACTTTGTAAGAAGCCTCGGTATGCACAGGGTTTACAACTCAGCCTTCATGCACATGTTCATGAAGGAAGAAAACGATAAATACCGGAATCTCATCAGAAATACGATTGAATTCGATCCCGAGATTCTGAAACGGTATGTAAACTTCATGAGTAACCCTGACGAAGAAACCGCTATAAACCAGTTTGGAAAAGGGGACAAATATTTCGGTATCTGCGTCATGATGGCGACACTTCCCGGACTTCCGATGTTCGCTCACGGTCAGATAGAAGGCTTTACCGAAAAATACGGAATGGAATACCGGAAGGCATATTACAATGAGTTTGTTGACGACCACCTCGTTGAAAGACACCGGAAGGAAATTTTCCCTCTCCTCAAAAAGCGCTACCTCTTCTCACAGGTAAAGAATTTTGAACTCTTCGATTTCCACGACGACTATCGCCATGTAAACGAAAATGTTCTTGCGTTCACCAACAGGTTCGGTGAGGAAAAAACTCTCGTCTTCTTCAACAATTCATTCTTCCGTACTTCGGGGATGATTAAAAATTCCGCCGGCAAGAGGGTAAAACCACAATATCTCGATTCCGCCGCAACCGAAGACAACTGGGAAGCCTCAAATGTTGAAGATCAGAAAGTCTCTCCCAACGAACTTGAGTTTAAGTCTCTTTCAACTGCACTTCAACTGAAAAGATACGACGGTTATTACTACACCTTTAAGGATATGATAACGGGCCTTGAATACATCAAGTCGGGCAGGGAAATCGACGATGACGGTTTTGGCATGACACTAAGCGGTTACGAATATCATGTCTATGTCGGTTTCAGGGAAGTCTTTGACACGGATGGAAGCTGGTTGCGTCTCAATCAGTTCCTGCACGGACAGGGCACACCATCTCTCGCTCTCACCCTGCTCGAGCTGAATCTGATCAATGTTCATCATGCCGTGATGGAATTCTTCAACAAGGAAATGCTGCTTGAAATGAAGAAGTTCGCCGGTCTGGTTCCTGATCCTCAGCCAATCAACGAATTCAGCACGACTTTCACAATGAGGTTTGGGATTGTTCTGAACAGGATTGCGGAGTACAAAAAAGTACAGTTCAACGGCAATATTGTAATGTCATCTCTCAAAAAGGAGTTGCTGGTTCTTAAAGGATACGCCAATTTCATCGACAGTCAGAGCGACGGTGTAAAAGGTTCTGCGAGAATCGATAATTTCTGGCTCCTGAACAAAAAAGAGGAACACCAGATATACACCGATATTCTGATTCTATACACAGTTGTTAAAAGACTCCTAATCACCATCGAAGAGGCAACAGGTGAAAAACCGGTTGAACTGTATGACTCGCTTCTTTTGGAAAAACCATTGTGGCAGTCGATAATCAGACTTGGTGACAAATATCAGGAAGCCAAATACGAGTTTGACCTCCTAAGAATCCTTGAATCAAGTGAGAATGTTTATACCCGAAAAGGTATATTTAATCCCGAAGGGAAGCAGGAATCACTGAATGACCAGTTGCCCACAATAACTCTTCTCCAGACAAAGGAAGTGAAGGCATTCATCGGTGTGAATGAATTCCAGGGAATAAAATACTTCAGCAAAGAACAGTTTGTTCAGTTGATGACCTGGATCTATACACTAAATGGATTAAGGCATGCAGAACGGGTAGTCAGGAAAAATTCCGAAAAAACGAAAGACCCTGTTAGCATCTTCAAACTTTTCAAATCGAAAGATTTTACTCAAAGCATTAAGACGATGTCACAATATGTGGAAGGTCTCGTAGATCTCGCCATCCACTCAGGATACAGACTTGAGCCGTTCCTTCAGGCGATTCCAAAGCTTCACGATTCAATCTATCAGCCAAAAACTGAACCTGTAAAGCCAGCCAAGCCGGCAAAAACAGTGAAGACAAAGACCAAAAAGGTTAAAGCAGAAGCAAAGCCATTAACAAAGGCGAAGAAAACAGAAAAGCCGGAATCAAAGAAACCGGCTCAACCAAAGATCAAAAAATCAACTTCAGGTAAAAAGAAGAGCTGA
- a CDS encoding thymidine phosphorylase, protein MNPVEIIVKKRDGLELSDKEIEFFINAYTQGKIPDYQAAALLMAIFIRGFSARETNTLTKTMLYSGTIIDLSDIPGQKIGKHSTGGVGDKTTFIILPIVVAAGIKSPQISGRGLGHTGGTLDKMEAIPGLNTRIDIKQYREIMKKQGGLIIGQTAEIAPADKLLYALRDVTGAVPTIPLIIASIMSKKMAEGTDGLVLDVKTGSGAFMKTLEESRNLAEGLQGVAKSFNKKCIAMITEMSQPLGYKTGNWNEIQESADVLKGFYVEDLCEISFALSGAMIMLGGKAETIEEGIEISRRMVSTGKAFDKFLEIVEAQGGDISFVVNPEKYPVSSIREKLYAPATGYVSAINGYEIGMSLIDLKAGRMAKEDDIDFKSGLHLQAKVGEHYYKGQEIGYLDGEDPEKIEAVKERILNSISFSEEKTEKLKLIKEIIY, encoded by the coding sequence ATGAATCCGGTAGAAATTATAGTAAAGAAAAGAGACGGTCTGGAACTGTCTGACAAAGAGATTGAATTTTTTATAAACGCCTATACACAGGGAAAAATTCCCGATTATCAGGCTGCAGCACTTTTAATGGCAATATTTATCAGGGGATTTTCCGCAAGGGAAACCAACACACTTACAAAGACGATGCTTTACAGCGGAACCATAATCGATCTTTCAGACATCCCGGGTCAAAAAATCGGGAAGCACTCTACAGGGGGAGTCGGAGACAAAACAACTTTTATCATTCTTCCGATTGTTGTCGCAGCCGGCATCAAATCACCACAGATCTCGGGCAGAGGTCTTGGCCACACAGGTGGTACACTTGACAAGATGGAGGCAATTCCCGGATTAAACACCCGGATTGACATCAAGCAATACCGTGAAATTATGAAAAAACAGGGGGGTCTTATCATTGGTCAGACAGCCGAGATTGCCCCTGCGGACAAGCTGCTGTACGCACTCAGAGATGTCACCGGTGCCGTGCCTACAATTCCTCTTATCATCGCAAGTATAATGAGCAAAAAAATGGCAGAGGGTACCGACGGTCTCGTACTTGATGTAAAGACGGGTTCTGGTGCATTTATGAAAACCCTTGAAGAATCGAGAAACCTCGCCGAAGGTCTTCAGGGAGTGGCGAAGAGTTTTAACAAGAAGTGTATCGCGATGATCACCGAGATGAGCCAGCCACTCGGATACAAAACAGGAAACTGGAATGAAATTCAGGAATCCGCCGATGTTCTGAAGGGATTTTATGTCGAAGATTTGTGTGAAATCTCATTCGCTCTCTCGGGTGCCATGATAATGCTTGGCGGAAAAGCGGAGACAATAGAGGAAGGAATTGAAATATCCAGGAGAATGGTAAGTACAGGCAAGGCGTTCGACAAATTCCTCGAAATCGTGGAGGCTCAGGGTGGTGACATCAGTTTCGTCGTAAATCCCGAAAAATATCCCGTATCATCCATCAGAGAAAAATTGTATGCTCCTGCAACGGGTTATGTATCAGCCATTAACGGCTATGAGATTGGCATGTCCCTTATCGATCTGAAAGCCGGAAGAATGGCAAAGGAAGATGATATCGACTTCAAGTCAGGGCTGCATCTTCAGGCAAAAGTTGGTGAGCATTATTACAAAGGACAGGAAATTGGCTATCTTGATGGCGAAGACCCTGAAAAGATAGAAGCTGTGAAGGAAAGGATACTGAACTCCATCTCATTCAGCGAAGAAAAGACAGAGAAACTGAAGCTGATTAAGGAAATAATCTACTAA